The proteins below come from a single Eucalyptus grandis isolate ANBG69807.140 chromosome 3, ASM1654582v1, whole genome shotgun sequence genomic window:
- the LOC104438325 gene encoding transmembrane protein 258-like: MAPPRAIASPVPDSLYPTLAFLMLAIGLVFTAAFFIHETTSSRRNLSLVKEVTTGAVASVFLGFGSLFLLLSSGVYV; this comes from the exons ATg GCGCCGCCGAGAGCAATCGCCAGCCCGGTGCCGGACTCGCTGTACCCGACCCTGGCCTTCCTCATGCTCGCGATCGGCCTCGTCTTCACCGCCGCGTTCTTCAT TCATGAGACAACCTCCTCAAGACGGAACCTCAGCCTTGTCAAGGAGGTGACTACTGGGGCAGTGGCATCTGTCTTCCTG GGATTCGGGTccttatttcttcttctctcatcGGGCGTTTATGTTTGA